One stretch of Cheilinus undulatus linkage group 5, ASM1832078v1, whole genome shotgun sequence DNA includes these proteins:
- the rnft2 gene encoding RING finger and transmembrane domain-containing protein 2 isoform X3, with the protein MQRRHSSNTDGMPSERSRSQTLGSESSLDEGGVFDCLKPDSPASPQQIFSGLVGVPSSSVSSAQFQAAGLVLGSPPEVFIQMTASSREEGGPHRTEGGPFLPRPPPHHHHHHHHFHHQPLQHRTSSLLQQATAGAASERHSSREETQEDPSTPAPALSELKAVVTWLQRGFPFILILLAKVCFQHKLGIAVCVGMASTFAYANSMLRHQVSLREERSVFVAFWILVFLAGNIFYIYYTFSHEELHNSLMFSKPNLNSFDFFDLIWAVGITDFVLKYFTIGLKCFVLFLPKIFLAFKSRGKFYLLIEELSQLFRALVPIQLWYKYIMGEDPSNSYFLGATLIIIYSLCKASFGTSVIQRMLSSMKDQFGLKRVDCFRGQQSGGVERIWPSFKGNENIFL; encoded by the exons ATGCAGAGGAGACACAGCAGCAACACGGATGGCATGCCCTCTGAAAG GAGCCGTAGCCAAACTCTTGGGTCAGAGAGCAGTTTGGATGAGGGTGGTGTATTTGACTGCCTGAAGCCtgactctccagcttcaccccAGCAGATCTTCTCTGGCCTGGTGGGTGTCCCCTCCAGCTCGGTCTCCTCTGCCCAGTTCCAGGCTGCTGGCTTAGTCCTGGGCTCTCCCCCTGAAGTTTTTATCCAGATGACTGCATCATCCAGGGAAGAAGGTGGCCCTCATCGCACAGAGGGTGGACCTTTTCTTCCTCGACCACCCCcacaccaccatcatcatcatcaccacttCCACCACCAGCCCCTTCAGCACAGGACCTCCTCCCTGCTCCAGCAGGCCACGGCGGGGGCTGCCTCAGAAAGGCACAGCTCCAGGGAGGAGACCCAGGAAGACCCATCCACCCCTGCTCCAGCTTTGTCTGAGCTGAAGGCAGTTGTAACATGGCTGCAGAGGGGCTTCCCCTTCATCCTCATTCTGCTGGCTAAAGTCTGCTTTCAGCATAAACTAG GCATTGCTGTGTGTGTGGGAATGGCTAGCACATTTGCCTATGCCAATTCTATGTTAAGACACCAAGTGTCATTACGG GAAGAACgttcagtttttgttgctttttggaTCCTCGTGTTTCTCGCAGGGAATATATTTTACATCTACTACACGTTTAGTCACGAGGAGCTACACAACAG CCTCATGTTTTCCAAGCCCAACCTCAACAGTTTTGACTTCTTTGATCTGATCTGGGCTGTGGGCATCACTGACTTTGTCCTCAAGTACTTCACCATTGGCCTGAAAtgctttgttctttttcttcccAAGATTTTCCTGGCCTTCAAATCCAGG ggTAAGTTCTACCTGCTGATCGAGGAGCTGAGCCAGCTATTTCGGGCCCTGGTGCCCATCCAGCTGTGGTACAAGTACATCATGGGAGAGGACCCGTCCAACAGTTACTTCCTGGGAGCCACTCTCATCATTATCTACAGTCTTTGCAAG GCCTCTTTTGGTACATCAGTGATTCAGCGGATGTTATCATCGATGAAGGACCAGTTTGGACTGAAAAGGGTGGACTGCTTCCGAG GGCAACAGTCTGGTGGTGTTGAGAGGATCTGGCCTTCCTTTaaaggaaatgaaaacattttcttatGA
- the rnft2 gene encoding RING finger and transmembrane domain-containing protein 2 isoform X1: MQRRHSSNTDGMPSERSRSQTLGSESSLDEGGVFDCLKPDSPASPQQIFSGLVGVPSSSVSSAQFQAAGLVLGSPPEVFIQMTASSREEGGPHRTEGGPFLPRPPPHHHHHHHHFHHQPLQHRTSSLLQQATAGAASERHSSREETQEDPSTPAPALSELKAVVTWLQRGFPFILILLAKVCFQHKLGIAVCVGMASTFAYANSMLRHQVSLREERSVFVAFWILVFLAGNIFYIYYTFSHEELHNSLMFSKPNLNSFDFFDLIWAVGITDFVLKYFTIGLKCFVLFLPKIFLAFKSRGKFYLLIEELSQLFRALVPIQLWYKYIMGEDPSNSYFLGATLIIIYSLCKSFDICGRVSAIRKAFVMLCSTQSYGVRAGSQQCSEAGDVCAICQADFRDPIALLCQHVFCEECLCLWFDRERTCPLCRSTVIETLRCWKDGTTSAHFQIY, encoded by the exons ATGCAGAGGAGACACAGCAGCAACACGGATGGCATGCCCTCTGAAAG GAGCCGTAGCCAAACTCTTGGGTCAGAGAGCAGTTTGGATGAGGGTGGTGTATTTGACTGCCTGAAGCCtgactctccagcttcaccccAGCAGATCTTCTCTGGCCTGGTGGGTGTCCCCTCCAGCTCGGTCTCCTCTGCCCAGTTCCAGGCTGCTGGCTTAGTCCTGGGCTCTCCCCCTGAAGTTTTTATCCAGATGACTGCATCATCCAGGGAAGAAGGTGGCCCTCATCGCACAGAGGGTGGACCTTTTCTTCCTCGACCACCCCcacaccaccatcatcatcatcaccacttCCACCACCAGCCCCTTCAGCACAGGACCTCCTCCCTGCTCCAGCAGGCCACGGCGGGGGCTGCCTCAGAAAGGCACAGCTCCAGGGAGGAGACCCAGGAAGACCCATCCACCCCTGCTCCAGCTTTGTCTGAGCTGAAGGCAGTTGTAACATGGCTGCAGAGGGGCTTCCCCTTCATCCTCATTCTGCTGGCTAAAGTCTGCTTTCAGCATAAACTAG GCATTGCTGTGTGTGTGGGAATGGCTAGCACATTTGCCTATGCCAATTCTATGTTAAGACACCAAGTGTCATTACGG GAAGAACgttcagtttttgttgctttttggaTCCTCGTGTTTCTCGCAGGGAATATATTTTACATCTACTACACGTTTAGTCACGAGGAGCTACACAACAG CCTCATGTTTTCCAAGCCCAACCTCAACAGTTTTGACTTCTTTGATCTGATCTGGGCTGTGGGCATCACTGACTTTGTCCTCAAGTACTTCACCATTGGCCTGAAAtgctttgttctttttcttcccAAGATTTTCCTGGCCTTCAAATCCAGG ggTAAGTTCTACCTGCTGATCGAGGAGCTGAGCCAGCTATTTCGGGCCCTGGTGCCCATCCAGCTGTGGTACAAGTACATCATGGGAGAGGACCCGTCCAACAGTTACTTCCTGGGAGCCACTCTCATCATTATCTACAGTCTTTGCAAG TCCTTTGACATCTGTGGACGTGTTTCTGCCATTCGGAAGGCCTTTGTCATGCTCTGCAGCACCCAG AGTTATGGAGTCAGAGCAGGCAGTCAGCAGTGCAGTGAGGCAGGGGATGTTTGTGCTATTTGTCAAGCAGATTTCAGAGACCCTATTGCCCTGCTGTGTCAG CATGTTTTCTGCGAggagtgtctgtgtttgtggtttGACCGAGAGCGAACTTGCCCGCTGTGTCGCTCCACTGTCATCGAGACCCTGAGATGCTGGAAAGACGGCACCACCTCGGCTCACTTCCAGATCTACTGA
- the rnft2 gene encoding RING finger and transmembrane domain-containing protein 2 isoform X2: MQRRHSSNTDGMPSERSRSQTLGSESSLDEGGVFDCLKPDSPASPQQIFSGLVGVPSSSVSSAQFQAAGLVLGSPPEVFIQMTASSREEGGPHRTEGGPFLPRPPPHHHHHHHHFHHQPLQHRTSSLLQQATAGAASERHSSREETQEDPSTPAPALSELKAVVTWLQRGFPFILILLAKVCFQHKLGIAVCVGMASTFAYANSMLRHQVSLREERSVFVAFWILVFLAGNIFYIYYTFSHEELHNSLMFSKPNLNSFDFFDLIWAVGITDFVLKYFTIGLKCFVLFLPKIFLAFKSRGKFYLLIEELSQLFRALVPIQLWYKYIMGEDPSNSYFLGATLIIIYSLCKASFGTSVIQRMLSSMKDQFGLKRVDCFRGVCTEVQHSGVFQNQPISAVCQYLNQVHVPDVHQLLIHIMLVMPLCHIGQQSGGVERIWPSFKGNENIFL, translated from the exons ATGCAGAGGAGACACAGCAGCAACACGGATGGCATGCCCTCTGAAAG GAGCCGTAGCCAAACTCTTGGGTCAGAGAGCAGTTTGGATGAGGGTGGTGTATTTGACTGCCTGAAGCCtgactctccagcttcaccccAGCAGATCTTCTCTGGCCTGGTGGGTGTCCCCTCCAGCTCGGTCTCCTCTGCCCAGTTCCAGGCTGCTGGCTTAGTCCTGGGCTCTCCCCCTGAAGTTTTTATCCAGATGACTGCATCATCCAGGGAAGAAGGTGGCCCTCATCGCACAGAGGGTGGACCTTTTCTTCCTCGACCACCCCcacaccaccatcatcatcatcaccacttCCACCACCAGCCCCTTCAGCACAGGACCTCCTCCCTGCTCCAGCAGGCCACGGCGGGGGCTGCCTCAGAAAGGCACAGCTCCAGGGAGGAGACCCAGGAAGACCCATCCACCCCTGCTCCAGCTTTGTCTGAGCTGAAGGCAGTTGTAACATGGCTGCAGAGGGGCTTCCCCTTCATCCTCATTCTGCTGGCTAAAGTCTGCTTTCAGCATAAACTAG GCATTGCTGTGTGTGTGGGAATGGCTAGCACATTTGCCTATGCCAATTCTATGTTAAGACACCAAGTGTCATTACGG GAAGAACgttcagtttttgttgctttttggaTCCTCGTGTTTCTCGCAGGGAATATATTTTACATCTACTACACGTTTAGTCACGAGGAGCTACACAACAG CCTCATGTTTTCCAAGCCCAACCTCAACAGTTTTGACTTCTTTGATCTGATCTGGGCTGTGGGCATCACTGACTTTGTCCTCAAGTACTTCACCATTGGCCTGAAAtgctttgttctttttcttcccAAGATTTTCCTGGCCTTCAAATCCAGG ggTAAGTTCTACCTGCTGATCGAGGAGCTGAGCCAGCTATTTCGGGCCCTGGTGCCCATCCAGCTGTGGTACAAGTACATCATGGGAGAGGACCCGTCCAACAGTTACTTCCTGGGAGCCACTCTCATCATTATCTACAGTCTTTGCAAG GCCTCTTTTGGTACATCAGTGATTCAGCGGATGTTATCATCGATGAAGGACCAGTTTGGACTGAAAAGGGTGGACTGCTTCCGAGGTGTGTGTACTGAGGTGCAGCACTCTGGTGTTTTCCAAAATCAGCCCATATCAGCAGTGTGTCAATATTTAAATCAGGTTCATGTGCCGGATGTGCATCAGTTGTTGATTCACATCATGCTTGTCATGCCGTTGTGTCACATAGGGCAACAGTCTGGTGGTGTTGAGAGGATCTGGCCTTCCTTTaaaggaaatgaaaacattttcttatGA